GTATAAAAAATTTTGTTTTTATGTTTAAAAAATTACCTTTTAGTTATGAAATGATCTATTGTATATCCCTCCCAGAATGAGACTAACCCGCTGGTTTCAACAGATTGTAGGATCTGTGTCAAAGCAGTATTTACAGCACTATCCACAGGTGTTCCAACACTTACTGCCGTCAACATGCTTGTTAATATATTATGTAGATCGGTCATGAACGCTTCCTTCGCAATGCCTCCGTGAACCGCACTTGGTATAAGCGTTGATTTCTGGAAGTCTTCAGCTGTCTCAGGCCTATACGGGTCGGGATATTCGGGCGATACATCAGTTCTGGCAGGTATTGAACCCTTTATTAAATTAAATTTCTCCTGTGCCTCCTTTGAACCAACAACCATTAACCAGTCTTTAGCGGCTTCAGGATGAGGCGCATTCTCAGGAAGCTCGAAGGAATCCGATAATAGTATGAATATATTCTTGGGGAATGGCGCTGCAGCCCAATCCTCTCCATACTTATAATTATTGGCAATATAGTATCCTGCAACCCAATCTCCATGAATATACATAGCAGCTTTTCCTTCAGCAACTAATGCAGCCGCTTGATCCCATGTTAGCTCGGGATGGTTTGAATTAAATAATCCCTCCTTAGCCATTGTAGCCATGACTGTTAATACCTTCTTCACAGTTTGGGCAACCGGATCGTTTGGATCATTATAGTTGAATTTGCCTGTAAAGAATTTTACATAGGTTTCCGGTCCACCTGCGTTTGCTAATAATACTTCAAATAAATGAGTCACCGGCCACTTATTTCTAGAAGCTAGTGCGATTGGAGCAATATCAGGTCTTTGTTGTTTAATATATCTTGCAACCTCTAATAATGTATCAATACTCCAGCTTCTAGGATCGCCAAATTTATCAATTATTCCAAGCTCATTAAAGATCTTCGGGTTATACCATAAGACATTAGATCTGTGAACATTGATCGGAACAGCATAATAATGTCCGTTAAATTTACACATAGCCTGTAATGTTGAAGGAATAACTTTGTCAAGACCTAACTCGCTCCATATATCATCTATTGGAGCCAAATAGCCTGCATCAACATATTCTTTAAGCTCAGCTCCAGCGTGAACTTGGAAAGTATCAGGGGGGGTTCCTGCCGCTAATAACCCGATAATTACAGATTTCATTACAGATCCCGCACCACCTGCAACCGGGTTCTCAACG
This is a stretch of genomic DNA from Staphylothermus hellenicus DSM 12710. It encodes these proteins:
- a CDS encoding ABC transporter substrate-binding protein; the encoded protein is MPYSALTKSTAIIITLLVIIGILAGIAWWGWSRTPGPATTTTAPPTTTTTTTAPPQAELVIYHWWTAGGEREAINAVFQVFKQNYPNIQIVENPVAGGAGSVMKSVIIGLLAAGTPPDTFQVHAGAELKEYVDAGYLAPIDDIWSELGLDKVIPSTLQAMCKFNGHYYAVPINVHRSNVLWYNPKIFNELGIIDKFGDPRSWSIDTLLEVARYIKQQRPDIAPIALASRNKWPVTHLFEVLLANAGGPETYVKFFTGKFNYNDPNDPVAQTVKKVLTVMATMAKEGLFNSNHPELTWDQAAALVAEGKAAMYIHGDWVAGYYIANNYKYGEDWAAAPFPKNIFILLSDSFELPENAPHPEAAKDWLMVVGSKEAQEKFNLIKGSIPARTDVSPEYPDPYRPETAEDFQKSTLIPSAVHGGIAKEAFMTDLHNILTSMLTAVSVGTPVDSAVNTALTQILQSVETSGLVSFWEGYTIDHFITKR